The nucleotide window gtaaatatatattgtttaatttaaatgttcGACCGGTAAAGTAGGGAAAGAACTCACAATGAAAGAGAGCTTACGATCTATGGGAGAATTGTCATAGATCACTCACTTTTTTTGTAATGTATTGTGTATAGTTCGTACGATGATATTCGTGGTTGATATGTCGTATTATTTAGGTTAGCTGTCTAATCGAGGAACGTAAGATTCAGTGGATTTCatcgaaaatatcaagaaatgaCGTCCTATCTTGAAAACTTTCAATTACTATCATGCGTATGGTTCGAAATAGGCGATAAACGCAATGTACTCGCATCTATGCTGGCTGGAACATTGGTAAACAGCAGAGTTTGCACTGTGACACTGACATTACatcactattatttttattttattctgcgTATGAATGTTGttgatttataacattttttgtaatataattttaatataggaCTTATTCGTTCATATTTCTTTATTGCAGTAACTAAATAGTTCTGATTAGTTTACAAATCTTTCTGTAAGTTCATATCTTTTAGTACTTGTTTTCAAAAGAAGATACTGAACTAAAActtttatctttctctttcttcttacATTAAAATTGAGTGAAACTTCATGAGACTGTTTCAAGACTCTTATTGCATTATGTTTAGAACATTTACCTGTATTGCAAACACATTTAATTTATAGTCCAATTATGGTATTTACATTTCGATAActaatctttttcttttattattttagttctTTGTAGGATGGTGGTTCATCATTGATGCTCATGCTAAGTATCCAAGTGAAATGTCAAATGCGTATCATCTGTGTGGAGTATTTGGAACTATTTCcctttttatgtaaattaatagtaatgttgcttacataatttaatatagttcaaaTGTAATCATTTGTCTTTTAATTTAGGATAAACTCTGTAACAAATGCAGAGATCAGAGGGGATGCATACAATGGTGGATTCTTGGGAGATAGAGGTGCAAGAGGTTGGCTGTTCATTGGATTTGTAATGGGATTTGCTGCAGTAATTGCAGCATGTTGGATTTTGTTCGCAGACTTTGTTGCTGCAggtttagtattttatttctaaatcatTATAAACGAGTATCCAAttctattaattgtattatttcagAGGCT belongs to Nomia melanderi isolate GNS246 chromosome 12, iyNomMela1, whole genome shotgun sequence and includes:
- the LOC116424099 gene encoding transmembrane protein 50A, coding for MTSYLENFQLLSCVWFEIGDKRNVLASMLAGTLFFVGWWFIIDAHAKYPSEMSNAYHLCGVFGTISLFMINSVTNAEIRGDAYNGGFLGDRGARGWLFIGFVMGFAAVIAACWILFADFVAAEAKHHWPGVGLFLQNIFIFLGSLAFKFGRVEEL